One Desulfovibrionales bacterium genomic region harbors:
- a CDS encoding zinc ribbon domain-containing protein yields MPIYEFRCLDCQHIFELLALNKEDRIEAKCPKCGCDSFERVMSRSNYTMGGGRSGAGSSGTSVSNRSCAGGSCTTIDIPGPSK; encoded by the coding sequence ATGCCAATTTATGAATTTCGCTGTCTGGATTGCCAGCATATCTTTGAGCTCCTGGCGTTAAATAAAGAGGACCGGATTGAAGCCAAGTGTCCCAAATGCGGATGTGATTCCTTCGAGCGAGTTATGAGCCGCTCTAATTATACTATGGGCGGCGGCCGGTCTGGAGCAGGTTCCAGTGGTACGAGCGTGAGTAACCGTTCTTGCGCGGGAGGCAGTTGCACGACTATCGACATTCCTGGACCATCCAAATAG
- a CDS encoding BON domain-containing protein, whose translation MTTAYRLATDERTVCCCVDDTVIATRIRKSFINDPILSVFDIKVMVHKGHVVLAGIIKPGPQVKRAVFLARRAPGVREVKTYFLSGRKPGHSLNGFIDDCLITSRINTKLIGDPNLRVFQIDVYTVCGHVVMAGIVNSKERAGLAIKYAYGVSGVRKVQSFIMVGKGDSLF comes from the coding sequence ATGACTACGGCCTATCGGTTGGCAACAGACGAACGAACGGTTTGTTGTTGTGTCGATGATACGGTCATTGCAACCAGGATACGCAAGAGCTTCATCAATGACCCTATACTAAGTGTCTTTGACATCAAGGTCATGGTTCACAAGGGGCATGTGGTCTTAGCCGGAATTATTAAACCCGGCCCCCAGGTTAAACGCGCTGTTTTTCTGGCGCGGAGAGCGCCTGGGGTGCGTGAGGTGAAAACTTATTTTTTGTCCGGACGTAAACCGGGGCATTCCCTTAATGGCTTTATTGACGATTGCCTGATTACGAGCCGGATCAATACGAAGCTTATCGGTGATCCTAATCTCCGGGTTTTTCAGATAGATGTGTATACGGTTTGCGGGCATGTGGTTATGGCGGGGATAGTAAACAGCAAAGAACGCGCCGGTCTGGCTATAAAATATGCTTATGGAGTCTCGGGGGTGCGCAAAGTCCAGTCTTTTATCATGGTCGGTAAAGGAGACAGCCTTTTTTAG
- the purB gene encoding adenylosuccinate lyase yields MIERYTRPEMARIWSLENKYRTWLRVEILACEAWSKLGVIPKEALQVIKKKASFSVSRIDEIEKETRHDVIAFLTNVAENVGPEARFIHWGLTSSDILDTSMALLLKEAADLIIEDVHKLLSVIKRRALEHKDTVMIGRSHGIHAEPITFGLKLAIWHDEMRRNLARLKEARETIACGKLSGAVGTFANIDPGVEAYVCKKSGLKPAPASSQIIQRDRYAHFFNTLAVLAGSLEKIAVEIRHLQRTEVLEAEEYFSAGQKGSSAMPHKRNPINSENICGLARLVRSYAVAAMENIPLWHERDISHSSVERVIAPDATILVDFMLHRATNLLDRLVVYPERMAENLRKTGGLIFSQQVLLLLTQKGVSREEAYRIVQRNAMQAWERGGDFKKLLLKDKDLARYISRAELEQTFDLRHHLKHVDTIFKRVFG; encoded by the coding sequence ATGATCGAACGGTACACACGGCCGGAAATGGCCCGTATATGGTCGCTGGAAAATAAATACCGCACCTGGTTAAGGGTGGAGATATTGGCCTGCGAGGCCTGGTCCAAACTGGGGGTTATCCCTAAGGAGGCCTTGCAGGTAATAAAGAAGAAGGCATCTTTTTCTGTATCCCGCATAGACGAGATAGAAAAAGAAACGAGGCATGATGTCATAGCCTTTTTGACCAACGTGGCTGAGAACGTCGGGCCGGAGGCCCGGTTTATCCACTGGGGGCTGACCTCATCGGATATCCTGGATACGAGTATGGCCCTTCTTCTCAAAGAGGCGGCAGACCTTATTATCGAGGATGTGCATAAGCTGCTCTCGGTTATCAAGAGGCGGGCCCTGGAACACAAGGACACGGTTATGATCGGCCGGTCGCACGGCATCCATGCCGAGCCCATTACTTTCGGCCTGAAGCTGGCCATCTGGCATGATGAGATGCGGCGCAACCTGGCCCGCTTAAAGGAGGCCAGAGAGACCATTGCCTGCGGGAAGCTTTCCGGCGCAGTGGGCACTTTTGCCAATATTGACCCGGGGGTAGAGGCCTATGTCTGCAAGAAGTCCGGTCTCAAACCGGCCCCGGCTTCGTCACAGATTATCCAGCGTGATCGCTACGCCCACTTCTTTAACACCCTGGCCGTCCTGGCCGGTTCTTTAGAAAAGATCGCGGTTGAGATCAGGCATCTTCAGAGGACAGAGGTTCTGGAAGCCGAGGAATATTTTAGCGCCGGACAAAAAGGCTCTTCGGCTATGCCCCATAAACGCAACCCTATCAATTCTGAAAACATCTGCGGGTTGGCGCGATTGGTGCGTTCCTATGCCGTAGCCGCTATGGAGAATATCCCTCTCTGGCATGAGCGAGATATAAGCCATTCCTCAGTGGAGCGGGTTATTGCCCCGGATGCCACTATACTGGTTGATTTTATGCTGCATCGCGCTACAAATCTCCTCGATCGTTTGGTCGTTTATCCCGAACGGATGGCGGAGAACCTGCGGAAGACGGGCGGACTGATATTTTCGCAGCAGGTCCTTCTCCTTTTGACGCAAAAGGGGGTAAGCCGGGAAGAGGCATACCGTATAGTGCAAAGAAATGCCATGCAGGCCTGGGAAAGGGGAGGGGACTTCAAGAAACTCCTTCTGAAGGATAAAGATTTGGCGCGTTATATAAGCAGAGCAGAACTTGAGCAGACTTTTGATCTCAGGCATCATCTGAAACACGTGGATACTATATTCAAGCGGGTGTTTGGGTAG
- a CDS encoding response regulator has protein sequence MGNSTILIVDDEANILQALKRVFRREPYRVLTASSGAEGVEILQKEHIDLIISDQRMPEMDGTQFLARAKELYPETIRIILSGYTDVNSITEAINVGNVYKFILKPWEDEALRTTIRESLDIARLQRENKALTETIKKQNEDLKYLNKNLGKEVENRVAEIKLQNEALKLARDILESLPIAVLGTDNEGSIALVNSLARGYFEPEGQALLGSNLRHHFGEELIGIITYAINFEEQKEGQYKHKDGSSFDVYCIPLSRGNFEVPRSGTVISFLNRPRSH, from the coding sequence ATGGGAAACAGCACCATACTCATCGTAGATGACGAGGCCAATATCTTACAGGCTCTGAAACGCGTCTTCCGCCGGGAGCCTTACCGGGTGCTTACGGCCTCCAGCGGCGCGGAGGGGGTCGAAATCCTGCAGAAAGAGCATATTGACCTCATCATCTCTGACCAGAGGATGCCGGAGATGGATGGAACACAGTTTCTGGCCAGGGCCAAGGAACTGTATCCAGAGACGATTCGTATCATCCTGAGTGGATACACAGACGTCAATTCCATTACCGAGGCCATCAATGTCGGCAATGTTTATAAGTTCATTTTAAAGCCGTGGGAAGATGAGGCCCTAAGAACCACTATTAGGGAATCCCTGGATATTGCGCGTCTGCAAAGGGAAAACAAGGCGCTGACCGAAACCATTAAGAAACAGAACGAAGATCTTAAGTATCTTAATAAGAATCTGGGGAAAGAAGTGGAAAACAGGGTAGCCGAAATTAAATTGCAGAATGAGGCCCTGAAACTGGCCCGGGACATCCTGGAAAGTCTCCCTATAGCAGTGCTCGGTACGGATAACGAGGGGTCTATAGCCCTGGTAAATAGTCTGGCCCGGGGTTACTTTGAGCCGGAAGGCCAGGCACTCCTTGGTTCTAACTTAAGGCATCATTTTGGCGAGGAACTGATAGGGATTATTACTTATGCCATAAATTTCGAAGAGCAGAAAGAGGGGCAATATAAACATAAAGATGGTAGCAGCTTTGACGTGTACTGTATCCCGCTTTCCAGAGGTAATTTCGAAGTGCCCCGGTCTGGAACGGTGATTTCGTTTTTAAATCGGCCACGAAGTCACTAA
- a CDS encoding response regulator: protein MGNYAHTVLLVDDEANVLRSLERTLRNEEYALVTAGSAVEALDILETAPVDLIISDLGMPGMNGFELLKTVKEKYPAVARIILTGQSDTPTVLRAINEGEVYRFFTKPWDNEEVKVSIRQTLKHFDFLRAAHKMMCRLKEQDRLIQDLERRHPGITKDAAEDVFVLPEEYFSESIEDDMNKYFADTLGMQPDRKE from the coding sequence ATGGGAAATTATGCGCATACCGTTTTGCTTGTAGATGATGAGGCCAACGTACTGAGGAGCCTGGAAAGGACCTTGCGCAATGAGGAATATGCGCTAGTCACCGCAGGCAGCGCCGTAGAGGCCCTAGACATTTTGGAGACCGCGCCGGTCGATCTGATCATTTCCGACCTCGGGATGCCTGGAATGAATGGGTTTGAGCTGTTGAAGACAGTCAAGGAAAAATACCCGGCCGTGGCCCGTATTATTCTTACCGGGCAGAGCGATACCCCGACGGTCCTCAGGGCCATCAACGAGGGCGAGGTTTACCGGTTTTTTACCAAACCCTGGGATAATGAGGAGGTAAAGGTCTCCATCCGTCAGACCCTCAAACATTTTGATTTCTTACGTGCGGCGCACAAAATGATGTGCCGGTTGAAAGAGCAGGACCGCCTGATCCAGGACCTGGAAAGACGCCATCCGGGTATAACCAAAGACGCGGCAGAAGATGTTTTTGTATTGCCGGAGGAATATTTTTCCGAATCGATCGAAGATGATATGAATAAATATTTTGCAGATACCTTGGGTATGCAACCGGATCGAAAGGAATAG
- a CDS encoding ATP-binding protein: MKKEGKKILYLSDKTAWVAIGLGLSFWFVEAAIHSFILHEGTLIRHLFSPAAHEAWMRSAVTFIFIIFGVYAQLLFNARKKLEGELCQREQFLSGVFESIQDGISVLHPDLTIQYVNGVMKRWYDQNLPLSGKKCYEAYHNRGTSCESCPALRSLTSGQLEYNIVPGLPGSPVEYLELFTYPIKAPDSDRLTGVVEFVRDITMRKHAEEKLKKYQTGLEKLVKERTAELIATNEELQQELAERRQMEEELLQIKINLEEANQQLKQNQAQLVQSEKMASIGQLAAGVAHEINNPVGFINSNLTTLDEYRRDLTTLINNYLELEQLADRDPALSNNHDLAGALEAIRNLKEKMDLDFILGDFDKVISESREGADRIKKIVQDLKDFSHVDKADLNWADLNKGMESTLNIVWNELKYNAKVTKDYGDIPEVYCYPQQINQVVMNILVNAAHAIEDKGEIKISTAYIDGAEPMVEIRISDTGKGIPPENLPKIFDPFFTTKPVGKGTGLGLSMAYSIIKKHDGEIKVESEVGKGTTFVIELPVNGPRTKEGDTSDTG; the protein is encoded by the coding sequence ATGAAGAAAGAAGGCAAAAAAATTTTATATCTGTCGGATAAAACGGCATGGGTCGCTATAGGATTAGGGCTATCCTTCTGGTTCGTTGAAGCCGCTATCCATTCTTTTATATTACACGAGGGCACTCTTATCCGGCATCTATTCAGCCCAGCAGCACATGAAGCCTGGATGCGCAGCGCAGTCACGTTTATATTCATTATATTTGGTGTCTATGCCCAACTCCTTTTCAACGCTCGCAAAAAGTTAGAAGGGGAACTGTGCCAACGTGAACAGTTTTTATCCGGCGTATTTGAAAGCATTCAGGATGGCATCAGCGTCCTTCACCCTGACCTGACCATCCAATATGTCAATGGCGTGATGAAAAGATGGTACGATCAAAATCTCCCACTCTCGGGCAAGAAGTGTTATGAAGCTTATCATAACCGTGGTACGTCATGTGAATCCTGTCCGGCTCTGCGTTCCCTAACGTCCGGTCAATTGGAGTATAACATCGTACCCGGACTCCCGGGTAGCCCCGTTGAATATCTGGAGCTTTTCACCTATCCGATTAAAGCCCCCGATTCAGATAGACTTACCGGTGTGGTTGAGTTTGTCCGTGATATCACCATGCGCAAACATGCGGAGGAGAAATTAAAGAAATACCAGACCGGGCTTGAGAAACTGGTCAAAGAGCGCACCGCTGAACTAATAGCGACTAACGAAGAACTTCAACAGGAACTTGCTGAACGCAGGCAGATGGAAGAAGAATTATTACAGATTAAAATAAACCTGGAGGAGGCAAATCAGCAACTCAAACAGAATCAGGCCCAACTGGTGCAATCGGAGAAGATGGCCTCCATCGGTCAACTGGCCGCCGGTGTGGCCCATGAGATCAACAACCCGGTGGGATTCATCAACAGCAATCTGACCACCTTGGATGAGTACCGGCGGGACCTGACCACACTCATCAATAATTACCTGGAACTCGAACAGTTGGCGGACAGGGATCCGGCGCTATCCAATAACCATGACCTAGCAGGCGCTTTAGAGGCCATCCGAAACCTGAAAGAGAAAATGGACCTGGACTTTATCCTCGGCGACTTTGATAAGGTCATCAGCGAATCCCGTGAGGGAGCGGATCGGATCAAGAAGATTGTGCAGGATTTAAAGGACTTTTCGCACGTGGACAAGGCCGATCTGAACTGGGCGGATTTAAATAAGGGTATGGAGAGCACCTTAAACATCGTCTGGAATGAACTTAAATACAATGCTAAGGTGACAAAAGACTACGGCGATATACCGGAAGTTTACTGCTACCCCCAGCAGATCAATCAGGTCGTTATGAACATCCTGGTAAATGCTGCCCATGCCATTGAGGATAAGGGTGAGATAAAGATAAGCACGGCATATATTGATGGCGCTGAGCCGATGGTGGAAATCCGGATAAGTGATACGGGGAAAGGTATCCCGCCGGAGAACTTGCCTAAGATATTCGATCCTTTTTTTACCACCAAACCGGTGGGAAAAGGGACGGGGCTTGGTCTTAGTATGGCGTACAGCATTATCAAAAAACACGATGGAGAGATTAAGGTAGAAAGCGAGGTAGGCAAAGGAACCACCTTTGTCATTGAACTGCCAGTAAATGGACCGAGGACAAAAGAAGGCGATACTTCGGATACTGGTTAG
- the pyrE gene encoding orotate phosphoribosyltransferase produces the protein MDSEKERLKAILVEKSYQKRKVVLTSGRESDFYIDCKQTTLSAEGAYLVGKMMFERIRKAPVKVQGVAGMTLGADPMVAAIAVASYMAGDPIHALIIRKEPKRHGTASWIEGKNNLPVGAAVTIVEDVVTTGGTLLKAIERAEAEGFKVVQVLALVDRNEGGRELLKEKGYDLEAVFTREDLTK, from the coding sequence ATGGATAGTGAAAAAGAGCGCCTTAAGGCCATCCTGGTTGAAAAATCTTACCAAAAACGGAAAGTTGTCCTTACTTCCGGCCGGGAGAGTGATTTTTATATAGACTGCAAGCAGACTACGCTTTCGGCGGAAGGGGCTTATTTAGTGGGAAAGATGATGTTTGAACGTATCCGTAAGGCCCCGGTGAAGGTCCAGGGCGTGGCGGGAATGACCTTGGGCGCTGATCCAATGGTTGCGGCCATAGCCGTGGCCAGTTATATGGCCGGGGATCCCATCCATGCCCTTATCATCCGCAAGGAACCCAAGAGGCATGGAACGGCTTCCTGGATTGAGGGTAAAAATAACTTACCAGTAGGGGCCGCAGTGACTATAGTGGAAGACGTGGTAACGACCGGCGGCACACTCCTTAAGGCCATAGAGAGGGCCGAGGCGGAGGGATTCAAGGTTGTCCAGGTATTGGCCCTGGTTGATCGTAACGAAGGTGGAAGGGAATTACTTAAAGAGAAAGGCTATGATCTTGAAGCTGTTTTTACGCGTGAGGATTTAACTAAATAG
- a CDS encoding metallophosphoesterase, whose protein sequence is MALDKALAFSTTLRQVIIMNRWLSFLIFFSVFSLIYGGVHFYLYRRIRSHTNFPRAFYKVLAVFFGIMVISPVVCRMFVWERFFVFGYVLTHISSLWIGFIFYFFLVSLIFDFGGLAYGLLRRVWAGSGSVGLPGNYKVFIMTVIIPLVICVYAYYEALNVRVTNVHIHTAKLPEGIKDLVIAQISDAHLGVIIGEVRLKKITGLLRKINPDMIVSTGDLVDQGVDNIDHLAGELRSLTPPLGKYAVMGNHEFYAGVGKSSEFIKKSGFRLLRGERINVEGIINIVGIDDPAGRPFGGKGETGAASLVARCDPGLFTLFLFHRPPDSEDYVTNLPIDLQLSGHTHGGQLYPFGFVTRIFFPLKTGLYVLNGRRLYVSRGVGTWGPPLRFLTPPEIVVVRLIRDPFHQK, encoded by the coding sequence TTGGCATTAGATAAAGCTCTTGCCTTTTCAACCACCTTAAGGCAGGTTATTATTATGAACCGCTGGCTGTCTTTTTTGATCTTCTTCTCGGTATTCTCATTGATTTACGGCGGCGTTCATTTTTATCTCTACAGACGCATTCGGTCCCATACGAATTTTCCGCGTGCTTTTTATAAGGTATTAGCCGTATTTTTCGGTATCATGGTGATCTCTCCGGTAGTGTGCCGGATGTTTGTCTGGGAAAGGTTTTTTGTCTTCGGTTATGTGCTGACCCATATCTCTTCTCTTTGGATAGGCTTTATTTTTTATTTCTTCCTGGTAAGTCTAATCTTTGATTTTGGAGGGTTGGCTTATGGTCTTTTGAGGCGGGTATGGGCCGGGAGTGGGAGTGTTGGTTTGCCCGGGAATTATAAGGTTTTTATTATGACCGTGATTATTCCCCTGGTTATATGCGTCTATGCATATTACGAGGCCCTTAACGTCCGGGTGACGAATGTCCATATCCATACTGCGAAGCTGCCGGAAGGGATAAAAGATCTGGTCATTGCCCAGATTTCAGATGCCCATCTGGGAGTCATTATCGGTGAGGTTAGGCTTAAAAAGATAACCGGGTTGCTTCGCAAGATTAATCCGGACATGATTGTTTCAACCGGCGATCTGGTAGATCAGGGGGTAGATAATATAGACCATTTGGCGGGCGAGCTTAGGTCTTTGACCCCGCCCCTGGGTAAATATGCGGTAATGGGTAACCATGAGTTTTACGCCGGGGTGGGAAAGTCTTCTGAATTTATAAAAAAGTCCGGATTTAGGTTATTGAGAGGAGAGCGCATTAATGTAGAGGGAATAATTAACATAGTCGGTATCGACGACCCGGCCGGCAGGCCTTTTGGGGGCAAGGGAGAAACCGGGGCGGCGTCATTGGTGGCCCGGTGCGATCCGGGGTTATTCACACTTTTTCTCTTTCACCGTCCGCCTGATTCGGAAGATTACGTAACTAATTTGCCCATAGACCTCCAACTATCCGGCCACACGCATGGCGGGCAGCTTTATCCATTTGGCTTTGTCACAAGGATTTTCTTTCCGCTCAAGACCGGACTTTATGTGCTAAACGGCCGGAGGCTCTACGTTAGTCGTGGAGTCGGCACCTGGGGTCCGCCTCTTAGGTTCCTGACCCCACCGGAGATCGTGGTGGTTAGATTGATCCGGGATCCTTTTCACCAAAAATAA
- a CDS encoding HDOD domain-containing protein, with translation MDREEIRAKIKETAELATISAVALQTAQLLRNPDVAVNKVTEIVSLDQSLTAKMLRLVNSSFYGFQGKISSLPQAIVLLGFNTVRNVILSVSVLKAFSGDKGCKVFDAGKFWGHSVGTAFVAKNLAEHIKFKDPEDAFIGGLLHDIGRVFIVQFLRPEMEKIIDLMIKEDIPMREAEERVLDTDHAWIGYVMAKNWHFPPVLCSGVGLHHAPNGKDEEFLLASIIHLADIICRGMDLGCGGDDFVPNVSPAAWRELSMSLEDVKALIQKTDESLYQIEEFLSILRS, from the coding sequence ATGGATCGTGAAGAGATCAGGGCGAAGATAAAGGAGACCGCCGAGCTTGCCACTATCTCGGCAGTGGCCTTACAGACCGCACAGCTCCTCAGAAATCCCGATGTAGCCGTTAATAAGGTCACGGAGATTGTCAGCCTCGATCAGTCATTAACAGCTAAGATGTTACGCCTTGTCAACTCCTCGTTCTATGGATTTCAGGGGAAGATTAGTTCCCTTCCCCAGGCTATAGTCCTTTTGGGTTTCAATACAGTGCGGAATGTTATCCTTTCGGTTTCTGTCCTCAAGGCATTTTCCGGTGATAAGGGGTGTAAGGTCTTTGACGCAGGCAAGTTCTGGGGACATTCCGTAGGCACGGCCTTTGTCGCCAAAAATCTGGCCGAACATATCAAGTTTAAAGATCCTGAGGATGCCTTTATTGGCGGTCTGTTGCATGACATAGGCCGGGTCTTCATAGTCCAGTTTCTGCGCCCGGAGATGGAGAAAATCATCGATCTTATGATCAAAGAAGATATACCTATGCGGGAGGCCGAGGAAAGAGTATTAGATACGGATCATGCCTGGATAGGTTATGTGATGGCCAAGAACTGGCATTTCCCGCCTGTACTCTGTTCTGGTGTAGGCCTTCATCATGCCCCGAACGGCAAGGATGAGGAATTTCTTCTGGCCTCAATTATTCATCTGGCAGATATAATCTGCCGGGGGATGGACCTCGGCTGCGGCGGCGATGACTTTGTCCCTAATGTCAGCCCGGCCGCCTGGCGGGAACTTTCCATGTCCCTGGAAGATGTAAAGGCCCTAATACAAAAAACAGATGAAAGCCTATACCAGATCGAGGAATTTTTAAGCATCTTACGTTCGTAA
- a CDS encoding four helix bundle protein — protein sequence MSETESPKQYDLEDRTLIFAGKIRTFVNKMPKTVANIEDGRQLIRASGSVGANYIEANEALSKKDFVMRIKICRKEAKESRYWLKLIDTDGEQGCENEREGLEQEATELMNIFGAILRKIE from the coding sequence ATGTCCGAAACAGAAAGTCCGAAACAGTATGATTTAGAAGATCGCACTCTTATATTCGCAGGAAAGATAAGAACCTTTGTAAATAAGATGCCTAAAACAGTTGCGAATATTGAAGACGGGAGACAACTGATAAGGGCCTCCGGTTCAGTTGGTGCCAATTATATTGAAGCGAATGAAGCGCTAAGCAAGAAAGATTTTGTCATGAGAATTAAGATTTGTCGTAAGGAGGCCAAGGAGAGTCGATACTGGTTAAAATTGATAGACACCGATGGTGAACAGGGGTGTGAAAACGAACGAGAGGGTTTAGAACAAGAAGCGACGGAACTTATGAATATCTTCGGAGCCATTCTACGTAAGATTGAATAA
- a CDS encoding response regulator — protein MEDTTRTILLVDDEENILSSLQRLLRRENYNVITNASPEKALEILKHEPVSLIISDQRMPEMDGTEFLEKAREIQPEAIRIILTGYADISAAMAAINQGQVYRFITKPWNDLDLKATIKQAIDFYHLRRENQKLFELTVRQNAELKELNENLERKVEERTQEISRLYKELQSSYFKTIRIFMDLMQMYDPALGGHAKRVAVLSRLLAEKCELRGEELDVVEAAGSLHDVGLIGIPREIIRKKGSERTAAEKALYEQHPALGYAILNSVPKLDQVSILVKSHHERFDGAGYPDRLKKEEIPIGARIIAVADAYDHLSVRGDISREDVLHRLHKLAGDKMDPSVVSAAIEVFSAIAKAEKSEVAVTLADLRPDMVLARELKTHTGRLLMPKDAVLKEAYLEKIKRFHEIDPIVGWIYVYR, from the coding sequence GTGGAAGACACAACGAGAACCATCCTGCTGGTAGATGATGAAGAAAATATCCTTTCTTCCCTTCAGCGCCTTTTACGGCGGGAAAATTATAATGTCATAACGAACGCCAGTCCTGAGAAGGCTCTTGAGATCCTAAAACACGAACCTGTCTCTCTCATCATATCCGACCAGAGAATGCCGGAGATGGATGGGACTGAATTTCTGGAAAAGGCCAGAGAGATCCAGCCAGAGGCTATACGCATTATATTGACCGGATATGCGGACATTAGCGCGGCCATGGCCGCCATAAACCAGGGGCAGGTCTATCGTTTTATAACCAAGCCCTGGAACGATCTTGATCTTAAGGCAACTATCAAGCAGGCTATCGATTTTTACCACCTGCGTAGGGAAAATCAGAAGCTCTTTGAACTAACGGTCCGGCAAAACGCCGAGCTTAAAGAGCTAAACGAAAACCTGGAAAGGAAGGTAGAGGAACGGACCCAGGAGATAAGCCGCCTCTATAAAGAACTTCAGTCGAGCTATTTCAAGACCATTCGCATTTTCATGGATCTCATGCAGATGTATGACCCTGCCTTGGGAGGCCATGCCAAAAGGGTAGCCGTCCTTTCCAGACTCTTAGCTGAAAAGTGTGAGTTACGGGGAGAGGAACTGGACGTAGTAGAGGCGGCGGGCTCCCTCCATGACGTGGGCCTGATCGGTATCCCGCGGGAGATAATAAGAAAGAAGGGATCAGAGCGGACCGCAGCAGAAAAAGCCCTTTACGAGCAGCACCCGGCCTTGGGCTATGCGATACTTAATTCCGTGCCTAAACTGGATCAGGTCAGCATCTTGGTCAAATCACATCATGAGCGGTTTGATGGCGCCGGATATCCGGACAGACTGAAGAAAGAAGAGATCCCCATCGGGGCGCGTATCATAGCCGTAGCCGATGCTTATGATCATCTTTCGGTCCGCGGGGATATATCGAGAGAGGATGTGCTGCATCGCTTACATAAATTAGCCGGAGATAAAATGGATCCCTCTGTAGTTTCTGCGGCCATAGAAGTATTTTCAGCGATCGCAAAGGCTGAGAAATCAGAGGTGGCAGTTACCCTTGCGGATTTGCGACCGGATATGGTTCTGGCCCGGGAGTTAAAGACGCATACCGGCCGGCTGCTTATGCCGAAGGATGCCGTTCTTAAGGAGGCGTACCTGGAGAAGATCAAGAGGTTTCATGAGATAGACCCTATAGTGGGATGGATTTATGTGTACAGATAA
- the amrA gene encoding AmmeMemoRadiSam system protein A gives MKIFSLRALRLFRHGESAFGTSGEGILGMKEFSLTPEEKRILLQVAREEITKNLMGAGEKTAPPAGGELHAPHGAFVTLHKQGRLRGCIGIFSSAQPLHQTVREMAYSAAVKDPRFAPLTADELPGIDIEISVLSPLRKIDNIDQIEVGKHGLYIIRGFNRGVLLPQVATEQKWDKITFLEHTCYKAGLDGDCWRSGAEIYVFTALIFGEKDPGSI, from the coding sequence TTGAAAATTTTTTCTCTGCGTGCTTTGCGCCTTTTTCGCCACGGCGAATCTGCCTTTGGCACGAGCGGTGAAGGTATTTTGGGAATGAAAGAGTTCAGCCTGACCCCGGAAGAAAAGAGGATTCTCCTCCAGGTAGCGAGGGAAGAGATCACAAAAAACCTGATGGGCGCCGGAGAAAAGACAGCCCCGCCCGCCGGCGGGGAGCTCCATGCCCCTCACGGGGCATTTGTCACCCTCCATAAACAGGGGCGCCTTCGGGGTTGTATCGGCATATTTTCTTCCGCTCAACCACTTCATCAAACAGTGCGTGAAATGGCCTATTCTGCTGCCGTTAAGGATCCGCGGTTTGCGCCGCTTACGGCCGACGAACTCCCTGGTATCGACATCGAGATATCGGTGCTATCGCCTCTAAGAAAGATCGATAATATCGACCAAATAGAAGTAGGAAAGCATGGACTCTATATTATCAGAGGGTTTAATCGCGGTGTTTTACTCCCCCAGGTGGCTACCGAACAGAAGTGGGATAAAATTACCTTCCTCGAACATACCTGTTACAAGGCCGGTCTGGATGGGGATTGCTGGCGCAGCGGGGCCGAGATATACGTATTCACTGCCCTTATTTTTGGTGAAAAGGATCCCGGATCAATCTAA